One part of the Flavobacterium johnsoniae UW101 genome encodes these proteins:
- the metK gene encoding methionine adenosyltransferase, giving the protein MAYLFTSESVSEGHPDKVADQISDALIDNFLAFDADSKVACETLVTTGQVILAGEVKSNTYLDVQQIAREVIRKIGYTKSEYMFEANSCGILSAIHEQSADINQGVDRAKPEEQGAGDQGMMFGYATNETENFMPLALDLSHKLLQELAILRRENKEITYLRPDAKSQVTLEYSDDNKPTRIDAIVISTQHDDFDEEAAMLAKIKKDVIEILIPRIIAKNPEHAHLFNDKINYHINPTGKFVIGGPHGDTGLTGRKIIVDTYGGKGAHGGGAFSGKDPSKVDRSAAYATRHIAKNLVAAGVADEILVQVSYAIGVAEPMGIFIETYGTSKVNLTNGEIAKKVEAIFDMRPYFIEQRLKLRNPIYSETAAYGHMGRKPETVTKTFSAPGGNEKTVTVELFTWEKLDFVDQVKTAFGL; this is encoded by the coding sequence ATGGCTTATTTATTTACGTCAGAATCTGTTAGTGAAGGGCATCCAGACAAAGTTGCAGATCAAATTTCGGATGCTTTAATTGATAACTTTCTGGCATTTGACGCTGATTCGAAAGTAGCTTGTGAAACATTGGTTACTACAGGTCAGGTTATTTTAGCAGGTGAGGTAAAATCAAATACTTATCTTGATGTACAACAAATTGCACGTGAGGTAATCCGTAAAATTGGATATACTAAAAGTGAATATATGTTTGAGGCAAATTCTTGTGGAATTTTATCAGCTATTCACGAGCAGTCTGCAGACATTAACCAAGGAGTTGACAGAGCTAAGCCGGAAGAGCAAGGTGCTGGAGATCAAGGAATGATGTTTGGTTACGCTACAAACGAAACTGAGAACTTCATGCCATTGGCACTTGATTTATCTCATAAATTATTACAAGAGTTAGCTATTTTAAGACGTGAAAACAAAGAAATCACGTATTTACGTCCAGATGCTAAATCTCAGGTAACTTTAGAATACAGCGACGATAACAAACCAACTCGTATTGACGCGATTGTTATCTCGACTCAGCATGATGATTTTGATGAAGAAGCTGCAATGCTTGCTAAAATCAAAAAAGATGTTATCGAAATTTTGATTCCAAGAATTATCGCTAAAAACCCTGAGCACGCTCATTTATTTAACGATAAAATCAATTACCATATTAACCCAACAGGAAAATTCGTTATTGGAGGGCCTCACGGAGATACTGGTTTAACAGGAAGAAAAATTATTGTTGATACTTACGGAGGTAAAGGTGCTCACGGTGGTGGTGCATTCTCTGGAAAAGATCCAAGTAAAGTAGACAGAAGTGCTGCTTATGCAACTCGTCATATCGCTAAAAACTTAGTTGCTGCAGGTGTTGCTGACGAAATCTTAGTTCAGGTTTCTTACGCAATTGGAGTTGCTGAGCCAATGGGTATTTTCATTGAGACTTACGGGACTTCTAAAGTAAACTTAACAAACGGTGAAATCGCTAAAAAAGTAGAAGCTATCTTTGATATGCGTCCTTACTTTATTGAGCAGCGTTTAAAATTAAGAAATCCTATTTACAGCGAAACGGCTGCTTACGGACACATGGGACGTAAACCAGAAACGGTTACTAAAACTTTCTCTGCTCCAGGCGGAAACGAAAAAACTGTTACTGTTGAGTTGTTTACATGGGAAAAACTTGATTTTGTTGACCAGGTAAAAACTGCATTTGGATTATAA
- a CDS encoding TonB-dependent receptor plug domain-containing protein produces the protein MKKNVLIVLGLVTFSGLYAQDNKTEQDSLKNNELSEVTIIGSRSKNRVKTDVPVPVDVFNIADITKGAPQTSVTQILNYVAPSFTSNATSTADATDHVDPAQLRGLGPDQVLILVNGKRRHTSALVNINGSPGRGSVGTDLNAIPSFAIERIEVLRDGAAAQYGSDAIAGVINIVLKKNANYISGGVQYGANLSSGSNNFKGGSDGQTTQIDLNYGTSLGKPGSYLNLTAVGVTRQATSRAGIRNNGIFNAYNAVENRAAQNGVEINSLFSNINATGNSAQIISSLQQYAPQVSYFTTAQQNAIASATTIAQMQTALNFDVTNNELAYRGQQRADYNMSVGQSELASGQAYYNAKYPLTETTSLYSFGGISYRNGKSYAFNRLPNGSGTFTQVYQNGFLPEIESKILDASAALGVTTNILGFDTDLSTNLGTNSFNYDVNNTINATLGTNSPLSFDAGKVSFLQSTTNLDFSKKLDVLSGLNVAFGGEFRYENYQIKAGEEASYGLYDVNGALVTGILPSTSPLIVTDFFGNKRGAGAQGFSGFQPSDAKEKDRQSGAAYIDLELNATEKWLVNGAARYENYSDFGSTVTFKLASLLKLTDNINWRVSGQTGFRAPSLQQKYFESSSTQFINGAPYQVGYFTNDSQAAKSIGVENLKPEKSKSISTGFTFKIPEANITISTDAYYTRINDRIVLSGQYARPTDAQINAATSQTQKDALTLFQQAFDLKGVERASFWTNGIDSETKGVDLVISQKYDVIQDFVIRNDFALSFNETKRVGALNVPQSIIDAGGDPYIYSFFPESSRIYLEEAIPKLKANLTTTFSIKKLDIYLRNSYFGKVTDPGATDVNLDGFSSVYEHPEYSAKLVTDLSFGYQINEHFRATVGFNNIGDVYPDRNNPSTPAFTNTTPTLSPAPSTDLTNANQFAYSRAVSQFGLNGRFGFARLSFKF, from the coding sequence ATGAAAAAAAATGTACTAATCGTTTTGGGTCTTGTGACATTTTCAGGCCTTTATGCTCAGGACAATAAAACCGAGCAGGATTCTTTGAAGAATAATGAATTGTCAGAAGTAACCATAATTGGATCAAGAAGTAAGAACAGAGTAAAAACAGATGTGCCGGTTCCGGTTGATGTTTTTAATATTGCCGATATTACAAAAGGAGCGCCGCAAACCAGCGTAACTCAAATTTTAAATTATGTTGCGCCGTCGTTTACAAGTAACGCAACATCAACTGCCGATGCAACAGATCACGTTGATCCGGCACAATTAAGAGGTTTAGGACCAGATCAGGTTTTAATTTTAGTAAACGGAAAACGAAGACATACCAGCGCATTGGTAAACATAAACGGATCGCCGGGAAGAGGATCTGTAGGAACTGATTTAAATGCCATTCCATCTTTTGCTATTGAAAGAATCGAAGTTTTGAGAGACGGTGCGGCTGCACAATATGGTTCAGATGCTATTGCAGGAGTTATCAATATCGTATTAAAGAAAAATGCCAACTATATTTCTGGAGGAGTTCAGTATGGAGCTAACTTGTCATCAGGTTCAAATAACTTTAAAGGAGGATCAGATGGACAAACAACCCAGATTGATTTAAATTACGGAACTTCTTTAGGAAAACCCGGAAGTTATTTAAACCTAACTGCTGTTGGTGTAACAAGACAGGCAACAAGCAGAGCAGGAATTAGAAATAACGGAATTTTTAATGCTTATAATGCTGTAGAAAACAGAGCGGCTCAAAATGGAGTCGAAATCAATTCATTGTTCAGTAATATTAATGCGACTGGAAATTCGGCACAAATTATAAGTTCGCTGCAGCAATATGCGCCGCAGGTAAGTTATTTTACAACAGCACAGCAAAATGCAATTGCATCGGCAACAACAATTGCTCAAATGCAGACAGCGCTTAATTTTGATGTTACTAATAATGAGTTAGCTTACAGAGGACAGCAAAGAGCAGATTATAATATGAGTGTGGGTCAGTCAGAATTGGCTTCGGGACAGGCATATTATAATGCAAAATATCCTTTAACCGAAACAACTTCACTATATTCATTTGGAGGAATCTCTTATAGAAACGGGAAATCGTATGCTTTTAACAGACTGCCAAACGGTTCAGGAACTTTCACGCAAGTGTATCAAAACGGATTTTTACCGGAAATTGAATCTAAAATTTTAGATGCTTCAGCTGCACTTGGGGTTACAACAAATATTTTAGGCTTCGATACAGATTTAAGCACCAATTTAGGAACCAATTCATTTAATTATGATGTAAACAATACTATCAATGCTACTTTAGGAACCAATTCACCTTTGAGTTTCGATGCTGGAAAAGTTTCATTTTTACAAAGCACAACCAATTTAGATTTCAGTAAAAAGCTTGATGTTCTTTCTGGATTAAATGTTGCTTTTGGAGGAGAATTTAGATATGAAAATTACCAAATTAAAGCAGGAGAAGAAGCTTCATACGGATTATATGATGTAAACGGAGCTTTGGTAACCGGAATTTTACCAAGTACTTCACCTTTAATTGTTACTGATTTCTTTGGCAACAAACGTGGAGCGGGAGCGCAGGGATTCTCAGGATTTCAGCCTTCAGATGCTAAAGAAAAAGACAGACAAAGCGGTGCTGCCTACATTGATTTAGAGTTGAATGCAACCGAAAAATGGCTGGTAAACGGAGCGGCACGTTATGAAAACTATTCAGATTTTGGAAGTACAGTTACTTTTAAATTAGCTTCTCTTTTAAAATTAACAGATAATATCAATTGGAGAGTTTCAGGACAGACAGGTTTTAGAGCGCCATCATTACAGCAAAAATATTTTGAAAGCAGTTCTACACAATTCATTAATGGGGCGCCTTATCAGGTTGGATATTTTACAAATGATTCTCAGGCCGCAAAAAGTATTGGTGTAGAAAATTTAAAACCAGAAAAATCAAAAAGCATCAGTACAGGATTTACATTTAAAATTCCGGAAGCAAACATTACAATTTCTACAGATGCTTATTATACAAGAATCAACGACAGAATTGTTTTATCAGGACAATATGCAAGACCAACAGATGCACAGATAAATGCTGCAACATCGCAGACACAAAAAGATGCTTTGACATTGTTTCAACAGGCATTTGATTTAAAAGGTGTTGAGAGAGCTTCATTCTGGACAAACGGAATTGACTCAGAAACAAAAGGAGTTGATTTAGTAATTTCTCAAAAATATGATGTAATTCAGGATTTTGTAATCAGAAACGATTTTGCTTTAAGTTTTAATGAAACAAAAAGAGTAGGCGCTTTAAATGTACCACAGTCTATTATTGATGCAGGAGGCGATCCTTATATATATTCATTTTTTCCTGAGTCAAGCCGAATTTATTTAGAAGAAGCAATTCCGAAATTAAAAGCAAACCTAACAACGACTTTCAGTATCAAAAAACTGGATATATATTTAAGGAACAGCTATTTTGGAAAAGTAACAGATCCGGGAGCAACAGATGTTAATTTAGATGGATTTTCTTCTGTTTACGAACATCCGGAATACAGTGCAAAACTAGTAACCGATTTATCTTTTGGATACCAGATAAACGAACATTTTAGAGCGACTGTTGGATTTAATAATATAGGAGATGTTTATCCGGACAGAAATAATCCTTCGACTCCGGCTTTCACAAACACAACTCCAACTTTATCTCCGGCGCCAAGTACAGACTTAACAAACGCAAATCAGTTTGCATATTCAAGAGCTGTATCGCAATTTGGATTAAACGGAAGATTTGGATTTGCACGTTTAAGCTTTAAATTTTAA
- a CDS encoding alpha/beta fold hydrolase: MENIPSPIIIQDFITESGALYQSLPLSFTLSGKPLYTAPIVLVNHALTGNAQVTGENGWWSDLIGEAKTIDTNQYTVLAFNVPGNGTDSFIIENYQDFTTRDIAKIFIKGLKALHIEKVFAIIGGSVGGGIAWEILALDPNITEHLIPIATDWKSTDWMIANCFLQEQILNNSSRPIEDARIHAMLCYRSPESFKEKFQRTINQDLLIFNIESWLAHHGKKLQQRYQLSSYKLMNQLLKTIDITRNSEDFETLISKSNAAIHIVAINSDLFFTPKENLETYNELKKFKNNVFYSEIDSVHGHDAFLIEYKQLDHLLADIFKAETIAK; encoded by the coding sequence TTGGAAAATATACCAAGTCCCATTATAATTCAAGATTTCATCACCGAAAGTGGTGCACTGTATCAATCGTTACCGTTAAGTTTTACACTTTCCGGAAAACCGTTGTATACCGCTCCAATTGTTTTGGTTAATCATGCCTTAACCGGAAACGCACAAGTTACCGGCGAAAATGGCTGGTGGAGTGATCTAATCGGCGAAGCCAAAACTATCGATACCAATCAATATACCGTTTTAGCATTTAATGTTCCCGGAAACGGAACCGATTCGTTTATAATCGAGAATTATCAGGATTTTACAACCAGAGATATTGCCAAAATCTTCATCAAAGGATTAAAAGCACTGCATATTGAAAAAGTTTTTGCCATAATAGGCGGTTCTGTCGGCGGAGGAATCGCTTGGGAAATTTTGGCTCTGGACCCCAATATTACAGAACATTTAATTCCTATTGCTACCGATTGGAAATCGACTGACTGGATGATTGCCAACTGTTTCCTGCAAGAACAAATTCTAAACAATTCTTCGAGACCAATCGAAGATGCCAGAATACACGCTATGTTGTGTTACCGTTCTCCGGAATCATTCAAAGAAAAATTTCAGCGAACCATCAATCAGGATCTTTTGATTTTTAATATCGAAAGCTGGCTGGCTCATCATGGCAAAAAATTACAGCAGCGATATCAGTTGTCATCTTATAAATTGATGAACCAATTGCTTAAAACCATCGATATTACCAGAAATAGTGAGGATTTCGAAACGTTAATATCTAAATCAAATGCTGCGATTCATATCGTGGCTATCAATTCAGATTTGTTTTTTACACCAAAAGAAAATCTGGAAACCTACAATGAATTAAAGAAATTTAAAAACAATGTTTTTTACAGCGAGATTGATTCGGTTCACGGACATGACGCTTTTTTAATCGAGTACAAACAATTAGATCATTTACTTGCCGATATTTTTAAGGCAGAAACAATAGCAAAATAA
- a CDS encoding homoserine dehydrogenase family protein — MSKLKINIILFGIGNIGSTLINQIIESQEFFLQSKNVDFHFPIITNSTVAFFEKEGVGYAWETNFRELAVPFRVEDIIEFAKENEFENLIAVDATASDELIGHYNTLIENGFNIVAVNKKANTLPIDLYKKIRENLKKYDKEFLYETSVDTGFPVLQTLRDLYYSGEKITKIRGVFSDNLSYVFNRFSAEENSFSSILKDASLLGLMRSTFKEDLSGNDTARKLLILTREIGKEFEFSDIKIHPLIREEHLEKNGILNKDAIDKSFKIAKITQKDNHVLRYIGEFDVEKNTLEVKLVSEPVTSAIGQLKGSDSIFEIYTQSYANTPIVLQSASPCKQAISRGLITDILKVAEKIKNKEAVWL; from the coding sequence ATGTCAAAGCTTAAAATAAATATCATCCTATTTGGAATAGGAAATATAGGAAGCACATTAATCAATCAGATTATCGAAAGTCAGGAGTTTTTTCTGCAAAGCAAAAATGTTGATTTTCATTTTCCTATCATCACCAATTCTACAGTAGCCTTTTTCGAGAAAGAAGGTGTTGGATATGCCTGGGAAACCAATTTTAGAGAATTGGCTGTTCCGTTTAGAGTCGAAGATATTATTGAATTTGCAAAAGAAAACGAATTCGAAAATCTTATTGCCGTTGATGCCACTGCCAGCGACGAATTGATTGGTCATTATAATACTTTAATCGAAAACGGATTCAATATCGTGGCTGTAAACAAAAAAGCCAATACGCTCCCAATTGATCTCTATAAAAAAATTAGGGAAAATCTAAAAAAATACGACAAAGAGTTCTTGTATGAAACCTCCGTAGATACAGGATTTCCGGTTTTGCAGACATTAAGAGATTTGTATTATTCAGGAGAAAAAATAACCAAAATACGAGGTGTGTTTTCAGATAACCTGAGTTATGTATTTAATCGTTTTTCGGCCGAAGAAAACTCTTTTTCCTCTATTTTAAAAGATGCCAGCCTTCTCGGATTAATGCGTTCTACATTTAAAGAAGATCTGTCTGGAAATGATACAGCCAGAAAATTATTGATCCTGACGAGGGAAATAGGAAAAGAATTCGAATTTTCAGATATCAAAATTCATCCTCTGATAAGAGAAGAACATTTAGAAAAAAATGGAATACTGAATAAAGATGCTATTGATAAATCATTTAAAATTGCCAAAATAACCCAAAAAGACAATCACGTCTTACGATATATAGGAGAATTTGATGTTGAAAAAAATACTCTCGAAGTAAAATTAGTCTCAGAACCTGTAACATCAGCAATTGGCCAGTTAAAAGGTTCAGACTCTATTTTCGAAATTTACACACAATCTTATGCTAATACTCCAATTGTGCTTCAAAGCGCATCACCGTGCAAACAGGCAATTTCGAGAGGTTTAATAACCGATATTCTAAAAGTTGCAGAAAAAATAAAAAATAAAGAAGCAGTCTGGCTTTAG
- a CDS encoding O-acetylhomoserine aminocarboxypropyltransferase/cysteine synthase family protein — MSTQKFATNALHAGHDVTKNSGTRAVPIYQTSSYVFNNADHAANLFGLAEAGFIYTRLNNPTNDVLEQRLATLEGGIGAVVTASGASAISTTLLTLLRTGDHIVASNSLYGGTYNLLSVTLPRLGITTTFVDPSDPQNFTKAAKENTRAFFVESLGNPKLDVLDLKAISAEAKAFKVPFIVDNTVATPYLLNPIKYGADIVIHSLTKYIAGNGTSLGGVIIDAGNFDWANGKFPEFTEPSAGYHGLVYHEALGNAAFIAKARIEGLRDFGAALSPFNAFQIIQGLETLPIRIKKHSENALVLAEWLEKQDEVVWVNYPGLKSNKYYDLAKEYLPEGQSGIITFGLKGGFDAAKKVVDETKLFSLLANIGDTKSLIIHPASTTHQQLSEEDQLATGVSKDLVRLSVGIEDVEDLIADLQAVFESVTQSQYSINKN, encoded by the coding sequence ATGAGCACACAAAAATTTGCAACAAACGCATTACACGCAGGACACGATGTTACCAAAAATTCAGGAACAAGAGCAGTACCAATTTATCAGACATCATCATACGTATTTAATAATGCCGATCATGCTGCCAATTTATTCGGTCTTGCCGAAGCCGGATTTATTTACACAAGATTAAATAACCCAACAAACGATGTTTTAGAACAGAGGCTTGCCACACTCGAAGGCGGTATTGGAGCTGTAGTTACGGCATCTGGAGCATCAGCAATTTCTACCACTTTATTAACTTTATTAAGAACCGGCGATCATATCGTCGCATCAAATAGTTTATACGGCGGTACTTACAACTTATTAAGCGTAACATTACCTCGTTTAGGAATTACAACCACTTTTGTAGACCCTTCAGATCCACAAAATTTCACTAAAGCAGCAAAAGAAAATACCAGAGCATTTTTTGTAGAATCTTTAGGAAATCCAAAATTAGACGTATTAGACTTAAAAGCAATTTCGGCAGAAGCCAAAGCATTTAAAGTGCCATTTATAGTAGACAATACAGTTGCGACACCTTATTTATTAAACCCAATTAAATATGGTGCCGATATTGTAATTCACTCATTAACTAAATATATAGCCGGAAACGGAACATCATTAGGCGGTGTAATTATCGATGCCGGAAACTTTGACTGGGCTAATGGAAAATTTCCTGAATTTACAGAGCCGTCTGCAGGATATCACGGATTAGTATATCACGAAGCTTTAGGAAATGCAGCCTTTATTGCAAAAGCAAGAATCGAAGGATTACGAGATTTCGGAGCTGCTTTGAGTCCGTTTAATGCTTTTCAGATAATTCAGGGATTAGAAACACTTCCAATCCGAATTAAAAAACACAGTGAAAATGCTTTGGTTCTGGCCGAATGGTTAGAAAAACAAGATGAGGTAGTCTGGGTAAATTATCCAGGTTTGAAATCAAATAAATATTATGATTTAGCCAAAGAATATCTTCCGGAAGGGCAAAGCGGTATTATCACCTTTGGATTAAAAGGAGGTTTTGACGCCGCTAAAAAAGTAGTAGACGAAACGAAGTTATTCTCGCTTTTGGCCAATATTGGCGACACAAAATCGCTGATTATTCACCCTGCAAGCACTACTCACCAGCAATTGTCTGAAGAAGACCAATTGGCTACAGGAGTATCAAAAGATTTAGTCCGACTTTCTGTTGGAATAGAAGATGTTGAAGATTTAATTGCCGACTTACAAGCGGTTTTTGAAAGCGTAACCCAATCGCAGTACAGCATCAATAAGAATTAG
- a CDS encoding DUF4153 domain-containing protein, producing the protein MSRLPSLQNVLNAAQKTILRFPLETITAICGTIFAVLNIRQDYSNHDEFYLKAIMSCSLCLVWFVSASLFFAAKHKNNIIRFTVSILVSVPLIAFVFNFGERVSDAQWQQFFVLNLTLHLLVSFAGFIPRTYNQEEFWEFNKQLFIRILTSGLYSIVLYTGLALAILAVDQLFKVEFDGKIYGYLFFVIAGVFNTIFFLSGVPETNSKEFPLELNYPKGLKNFTQFVLLPLISIYLVILICYEAKILVTLSLPVGWVSYLVLAFAIVGILSFLLIHPIANESGNLWMRTFNRWFYFLLIPLLALLFWAILYRINLYGFTHERYYVLLLSIWLAVVVAYFLIAKHPKIKFIPITMCIAGLFSIIGPQSADSVSKYSQLSRFENYLQKAQGKTLTFEEEKELSSIVYFLQRNYSFEIMLPYAHKKLDALYKKDKDPGSTKIMESLGFQYRSEYEDKPKENDYFNYYYYENNNNVVDNIHGYDFIFILNKNNAFDCNQCITLNGTTYSIKSKTTNYGQELQINKDIIPLKINDFINANSAFKRDYDSENKIEQKIETSKYIILLNYLSVNGKIKNNKKDPAHYQIKVMAGIKK; encoded by the coding sequence ATGAGCAGACTTCCTTCATTACAGAACGTGTTAAATGCAGCGCAAAAAACTATTCTGAGATTTCCTTTAGAAACTATTACAGCAATTTGCGGTACCATTTTCGCTGTTTTAAATATTAGACAGGATTATTCGAACCATGACGAATTCTATTTAAAAGCAATCATGAGCTGCTCTTTATGCCTGGTTTGGTTTGTTTCTGCAAGTTTATTTTTTGCTGCCAAACACAAAAACAATATCATACGCTTTACTGTTAGTATACTAGTCAGCGTACCTTTAATTGCTTTTGTATTTAATTTTGGAGAAAGAGTCTCAGATGCTCAATGGCAGCAGTTTTTTGTTCTCAACCTTACTTTGCATTTATTGGTTTCTTTTGCAGGTTTTATTCCAAGAACATACAATCAGGAAGAGTTTTGGGAATTTAATAAACAGCTTTTTATACGAATTCTTACTTCAGGTTTGTATAGTATTGTTCTTTATACTGGTTTAGCTTTAGCAATTTTAGCCGTCGATCAATTATTTAAAGTAGAATTTGATGGCAAAATATACGGATATCTATTTTTTGTCATTGCAGGAGTTTTTAATACTATTTTCTTTTTAAGCGGTGTTCCTGAAACGAATAGCAAAGAATTCCCGCTTGAATTAAATTACCCAAAAGGACTTAAAAATTTCACTCAGTTTGTGTTACTTCCTCTTATAAGTATTTATCTGGTAATATTAATTTGTTACGAAGCCAAAATTCTGGTTACGCTTTCGCTTCCTGTAGGATGGGTTTCGTATCTGGTTCTGGCATTTGCTATCGTTGGAATTCTTTCTTTTTTATTGATACATCCTATTGCAAATGAAAGCGGTAATTTATGGATGCGTACCTTTAACCGCTGGTTTTATTTTTTATTAATTCCGTTGTTGGCATTGCTTTTTTGGGCCATTTTATACCGAATTAATCTTTACGGATTTACTCACGAACGTTATTATGTTTTATTATTATCTATTTGGCTCGCGGTTGTTGTGGCTTATTTTTTAATTGCAAAACATCCAAAAATAAAATTCATCCCTATAACCATGTGCATTGCCGGTTTGTTTTCGATTATTGGACCGCAAAGTGCTGATTCTGTTTCAAAATACAGTCAGTTATCCCGATTCGAAAACTATCTGCAAAAAGCTCAAGGCAAAACATTAACTTTTGAGGAAGAAAAAGAATTAAGCAGTATTGTTTATTTTTTACAAAGAAATTACTCTTTTGAAATTATGCTTCCGTATGCGCATAAAAAATTAGATGCGCTGTACAAAAAAGACAAAGATCCGGGATCAACTAAAATAATGGAAAGTTTAGGTTTTCAGTATCGATCTGAATATGAAGACAAACCTAAAGAAAATGATTATTTTAACTATTATTACTATGAAAACAATAATAATGTTGTGGATAACATTCATGGTTATGATTTCATTTTTATTTTGAATAAAAACAATGCATTCGACTGTAACCAATGTATTACTTTGAATGGCACTACATATTCAATTAAGTCTAAAACTACAAATTATGGTCAGGAATTACAGATTAATAAAGACATTATTCCTCTTAAAATAAACGATTTTATTAATGCAAATTCTGCTTTTAAAAGAGATTATGATTCTGAAAATAAAATAGAACAGAAAATAGAAACTTCAAAATATATTATTTTACTGAATTATCTAAGTGTAAATGGTAAGATAAAAAACAATAAAAAAGATCCTGCACATTATCAAATCAAAGTAATGGCAGGCATTAAAAAATAG